The Desulfovibrio sp. UCD-KL4C genome includes the window ATTCTTGGGATTTTTATTATTGGTCTTGGATGTTTAGTTGTGTATTTATATGCTACTGATCTTAAACCTCTTTTTTGTCGATTAATTAGCCCTGTGGAGTAACCTCTAAAAAAATTAACTTGTAATTACTAATTTGATAAACGCCCCGCTCTTACACAGTGCGGGGCTTCATTTTATACAGCTTATCCACTTTGGACATCGTGAATACTATCCCACAATCGGAAGATTCATAACTCCTGATCCAATAGGATTTGCGGGCGGAGACGTGGATGTTTACGGGTATTGTCTCGATGATCCTATTAACTTTCATGATCGGACGGGGCTTGAGGGGAAGAGTGAAGCTAAAAAATCTCCAAAAAATAATGCAAAGCGAAAAGAGGAAACGAATAAGTATATAAAAAAGATAAATAAGATGAACGCTGGAAGCAATGGTAACAAAACAAAAATTTAAGCAACTGACCCATCAAACAATAGCCAATATCCAAGTTCTAAAAGTGATAAAATTATTAAAGACATGCTATGGGGAGCGATACAAGATGGAGCAAAATGTGCGCCCCTTGCATACCCCGCAGGGCCGATTGGAGCCATTGGAAGTGGTTTAGCATGTGCGAGTGCAGGAATGTTAAAGGCATTAGTTTATGATATCATTTTCCCCCCAAAAAATGAGCAAGATATCAAAACAAACATTACAGACAAGCCCTTTAATGCAAGAAGCGAAGTAAAAAATAAATTAAATTGGAAAACTCTAAAATAAAAAGATAGGAGATATGTATAATGTCTGATTTGCTTATTTATATAGCAGTTGCCATATGCTACATAATTGTAGTTTTTGTTTTTTTTCAAAAAAAAATTAAATGCCCTAAATGTGGTAAGTTAATTAAAACTCAAGACTCTAGATTAATTGGACTATCGTTGCTTGCACTCGCAGTTATTGATTTAGTGTTTTCTGTAATTAGAACTGGCAATCAAGGTTACCCATATTCAGCAATAGGAACAGGAACTCTTGCTCTATTCTTCCTTTGTGGTGACAAAAAGGTATTTTGTATTAATTGCTTAGAGAATGTCCCACTTGAAGATGCCTCTAATGAAACCCCCAATGAAAACAAGGATAATTAATTAAAGTCAGCCCCGCACTTTGTAAGTACGGGGCTTCATTTTATACAGCTTATCCACTTTGGACATCGTGAATACGATCCCGTCATCGGAAGATTCATAACTCCTGATCCGATAGGTTTTGCTGGCGGAGACGTGGATGTTTACGGGTATTGTCTTGATGATCCTATTAATTTTTATGATCGGACGGGGCTTGAGGGGAAGAGTGAGGAGAATAGAAAGAGTCAGGGTGACTCTGCCCCCAAAAGACATAGAAAAAATAAATTGGCTGGCGCAGATCGAAATTACGAGGAAGAGACTCGGAGTAATCAGAAAAAAGATAAACGAAAAAATTCTGAAGAGGATTCGTATCCAATTAAAGAGGTCCGTGCTTACCACGGTAATGGAACATTTGAGGTCTATTCTGAAGATGGCCCTAGGAATACATACAAATTTACCTCTGGACGGATTGGTGAAAAAGATCAAACCAAAAAGGATAAAGGCCCTATTCCAGAAGGTGAGTATGAATTTGACCCAAAAGAGGCATCCGAAGTCAGTGGGATTAAATATTTATTACGAAGAATGAAAGGTGATTGGGAACATGGAAGAGTCCCACTTCATCCTGCAAATAAAACTCAAACTTATGGAAGAAATGGGTTTTATATTCATGGTGGTGATATTGAAGGTTCTGCAGGCTGCTTAGATATCGGGAATCACGATAAAGATTTTTTCAAGAACGTCAAAAAGACAAAAAATAAAGTTAAAGTTGTCGTTCATTAGTTACGCAGGCGGACTATATAAAAACAGTCCGCCTTATAAAAGGATTTTTATGAATATTATTCTACCTTTTTTGTTAGGAAATTTTGCAAAATTTTGTGCTCATTTATTTTTCCCATACGAAGAACTCGCTGACATTACTGTTGCACCTATAGTTTGTATTATAATTTATTTTTCTTCTAAAAATAAATTTTCATCTTATTTGATAGTTTCACTAGGTTACGCTGTACATGAATATTTATTTTCATCGATAGGTATATCACTTGGATTAATTTATGAGCAATATCCATTAGCCAGCTTTTGTATTGCCTTTATTTTTTTCTTCTTTCTTCAAATAATTATCCACTTCACTCTTGTTTGGAGTGAGGCTGGATTTAAAATTATTCGATCACGGATAAAAAAGTAAAGAGAAATAAGAAATGATTGCAAAAGCACTATTGGTTCTCATGCTAATTCTCGGTTGGTATGATGGATGCCGGAGGGTTATTAAATATTTTAAACTAAAAAATGTAGACAAAAGACCTTTTTCGCTTTCACGTTTATTAACAGCGGCTGAAGGATTCAATCCGTTGGAGCAATTAATTCTTGGAATTTTTATTATTGGTCTTGGATGTTTAGTTGTGTATTTATATGCTTCTGATCTTAAACCTCTTTTTTGTCGATTAATTAGCCTAGTGGAGTAATCTCTAAAAAAATTAACTCGTAATTACTAATTTGATAAACGCCCCGCTCTTACACAGTGCGGGGCTTCATTTTACTTGAACATCGAGAATACAATCCCGCCATCGGAAGATTCATAACTCCCGACCCGATAGGGTTTGCTGGCGGAGACGTGGATATTTACGGATATTGTCTTGATGATCCTATTAATTTTTATGATCGGACGGGGCTTGAGGGGAAGAGTAAGAAAAACAAACAGAATAATTCTAAAAAAGAAAATAAAGATTCTGTTACCAGTAATGCAAAGCAGTATTTAGATAAAAAATCAACAAACAGTCACACTGACAATAAAAATAGCAGAATCGACAAAATAAAAGACATAACTGGCATAAAAAAAGGTGAAGAAATTGCAATAGAAGAATTAAAGAAAAGAGGAAGGGGTAATCATAATAATGAAGGTGACGCAATGCGGCATGCCGAATGGAGTCGAAGAATGACTGAAGAGCTTGGCTCGACAAGAGCATGGGCATTTGGAGTGGCTCATGAAATTGATGGACTTATTAATAACCAGCCATGGAGTGAAGCAATGATGGACATTAAAAATAATGCTGAAGGCCGTGCTGCTGCAAATGAAGAAAGACCTGTTGATCACAGCAAGCTCCAAAAGAGTCCTAAAAAAGGACTTACAATAAATCCTTACAACTAAATATAAACGGAGCATAATGAAAATATTAATTTATTGTATCTCTCTATGTGCTGCTCTCTTGCTTGGTGGCATGATTAACGAAATCCTACCAAGCGACAGTTATGGTTTTGTTTTTATTGAAAACACCAGCGGTGAAAGTGTTGCAAACTCAACCATTCGAATAAGAGAACTTGAATATTTGTTACCGACGATACCTAATAGAGGTCTTATCGGTAGAAAGTTCATAATCCCAGGAGACTCGCACTATGAAATAAATGCGACTCTTGCTTCGGGTAAAAAGATCAATCTATCTTCTGGGTATATGACTAATGGTTACAATTCATATGACCTTTTTGTTATAAATCGGAATACGATTGATCATCAAAAAATTATAAATCTTGAAAAAAATACCCATACCAAAAAATAATGTAGCTTTATAATTTCAAGTAAGGCCCTGCTAGATTTAAAGCAGGGCCTTACTTTTATTTCCATCACAGCAAAATTTCTCAGAATTTGCGGGCGGAGACGTGGATGTTTACGGATATTGTCTGGATGATTCTATTAATTTTTATGATCGGATACAGAAACAGAAATAACAATTCAATTCTGAAACACGGACTGAGGGATGGAACTCTTTCATCCCCTAATTAAGAGGATCTATGAAACGTTTAACCATTATAAGTTTAACTTTGATCATTAAACGGCCCCGTACTTGCCCAGTGCGGGGCTTCATTCCATACCATCCCTAACTATTGCGAAGCCACACAGTTAAAGATATTCTCATTTAAATACATTCAAACAAGATTACCCATATAAGCAAAGGTACCCCATGAGAATAGCAATAGATAGCGACCTTCCTGAAATCGTTGCAATTTATAACTCAACTGTAGAATCACGCTTAGCAACCGCTGATACGAAAGAAGTCAGCA containing:
- a CDS encoding RHS repeat-associated core domain-containing protein gives rise to the protein MHFGHREYDPVIGRFITPDPIGFAGGDVDVYGYCLDDPINFYDRTGLEGKSEENRKSQGDSAPKRHRKNKLAGADRNYEEETRSNQKKDKRKNSEEDSYPIKEVRAYHGNGTFEVYSEDGPRNTYKFTSGRIGEKDQTKKDKGPIPEGEYEFDPKEASEVSGIKYLLRRMKGDWEHGRVPLHPANKTQTYGRNGFYIHGGDIEGSAGCLDIGNHDKDFFKNVKKTKNKVKVVVH
- a CDS encoding RHS repeat-associated core domain-containing protein, with amino-acid sequence MRGFILLEHREYNPAIGRFITPDPIGFAGGDVDIYGYCLDDPINFYDRTGLEGKSKKNKQNNSKKENKDSVTSNAKQYLDKKSTNSHTDNKNSRIDKIKDITGIKKGEEIAIEELKKRGRGNHNNEGDAMRHAEWSRRMTEELGSTRAWAFGVAHEIDGLINNQPWSEAMMDIKNNAEGRAAANEERPVDHSKLQKSPKKGLTINPYN
- a CDS encoding RHS repeat domain-containing protein, encoding MINAPLLHSAGLHFIQLIHFGHREYYPTIGRFITPDPIGFAGGDVDVYGYCLDDPINFHDRTGLEGKSEAKKSPKNNAKRKEETNKYIKKINKMNAGSNGNKTKI